The segment GCCCAGCAGCTTGTTGTAGCCCACCCTGCCCAGGTCTATCTCTATCCTCCCGTCCTCCAGCTCCCTCGCGAAGCCCGAGGACATGAGAGCTGGGATCATCTCCTCCAGCTCATCCAGGTTCAAGCTCCTCACCTCCCTGGTCACCGCCCTGGGTCTCTTGAATCCCCTCCTTCCTCTCCCGAAGTAGTCCGGCTCATAGGCTGTAATCCAGGTCCAGAGGTGCTTCTTGGTCCCTGCCATCCCGAACCCTCCCCTTCTCCCGCTCCTCCTGTGCTGCCTCTGCAGGCCGTATCCGTGGAGCCTCGATCCCCTCATCTTCCTCGACTTCTTACGCCTCCTGGGTATGGAGCTCATCATATCATCCTCCTGAGAAGCGTATTTATCTCCTTCCCCCTGTACCCCAGCTCCCCTCCGTCGTTCCATGCCCTCTTCGTGGTCCTCTTAAATCCTCCCTTGGGAGGATGGAGCCTGAAGTAGGGCTTCATCCACCTGAGCTTGTGAATCTGGGCTTCTCCAGCTAGTAGAGCATCCGCTAGCTCCTCTATCGTTGAGAACTCGCTGTTAGCGACCAGACACTCATCGCTCAGCTTTCCTCCCTCCCTGAGCTCCCCCCTCTCCCTGAGCAGGGCTATCAACGTGTCCCTGTCTATCTCGCCGTAGGTCGAGTAGTCCTTGACCTTGTGGAGCATCCCCCTGTAGGAATCCGTGAGGGGCACCAGCGTGGCCCAGAACTTCCTGCGAAGGTGCAGCATCTCCAAGGT is part of the Candidatus Korarchaeota archaeon NZ13-K genome and harbors:
- the rpl15p gene encoding 50S ribosomal protein L15 (late assembly protein); this translates as MSSIPRRRKKSRKMRGSRLHGYGLQRQHRRSGRRGGFGMAGTKKHLWTWITAYEPDYFGRGRRGFKRPRAVTREVRSLNLDELEEMIPALMSSGFARELEDGRIEIDLGRVGYNKLLG
- a CDS encoding 50S ribosomal protein L30, with product MAVIRIRGRVDVKPDIRMTLEMLHLRRKFWATLVPLTDSYRGMLHKVKDYSTYGEIDRDTLIALLRERGELREGGKLSDECLVANSEFSTIEELADALLAGEAQIHKLRWMKPYFRLHPPKGGFKRTTKRAWNDGGELGYRGKEINTLLRRMI